A genomic stretch from Corynebacterium terpenotabidum Y-11 includes:
- a CDS encoding aminodeoxychorismate/anthranilate synthase component II, producing MRILVIDNYDSFVYNLVQYLGELGEECTVWRNDATELGDAADGMSGLDAALSGFDAILLSPGPGEPSAAGRMLDVITWAEEHGTPLFGVCLGHQAIALHHGAAVVRAGELFHGKTSPVFHNGTGVLTDVPSPFTVARYHSLTVDPGTVPECLEVTATVDSGMIMAMRHRTLPVHSVQFHPESVMTQHGHRILSNWLAEAGRPVDERQLARLEARHAEAQQASAAVIDGAAGSVIA from the coding sequence ATGCGCATCCTCGTCATCGACAACTACGACAGCTTCGTCTACAACCTCGTCCAGTACCTGGGGGAACTCGGTGAGGAGTGCACGGTCTGGCGCAACGATGCCACCGAACTCGGTGACGCGGCCGACGGGATGTCAGGGTTGGACGCCGCATTGTCCGGTTTTGACGCGATCCTCCTCTCACCGGGGCCCGGTGAACCGTCGGCTGCGGGTCGGATGCTCGACGTCATCACCTGGGCCGAGGAGCACGGGACGCCACTGTTCGGCGTCTGCCTGGGGCATCAGGCGATTGCCCTGCACCACGGGGCGGCCGTGGTACGGGCCGGCGAACTCTTCCACGGCAAGACCAGCCCGGTCTTCCACAACGGGACAGGAGTACTGACGGACGTGCCGTCGCCGTTCACCGTCGCCCGCTACCACTCGCTGACCGTGGATCCGGGGACCGTGCCGGAGTGCCTGGAGGTCACGGCCACTGTGGACTCGGGGATGATCATGGCCATGCGGCATCGGACGCTGCCGGTGCATTCGGTGCAGTTCCATCCGGAGTCGGTGATGACGCAGCACGGCCACCGGATCCTCTCGAATTGGTTGGCGGAGGCAGGACGCCCGGTTGATGAGCGCCAGTTAGCCCGCCTGGAGGCCCGGCACGCGGAAGCCCAGCAGGCCTCGGCTGCGGTGATCGACGGTGCGGCCGGATCCGTCATCGCTTGA
- the crgA gene encoding cell division protein CrgA, whose product MPKSRISSTPESSGASSVDHRTPVKLNATGTSRWYIVVMLGLMLLGLAWIVVNYIAGADIPVMRDLNAWNYLIGFGLLIVGLLMTMGWK is encoded by the coding sequence ATGCCCAAGTCCAGGATCTCCTCCACCCCGGAAAGTTCCGGCGCATCATCGGTCGACCACCGCACCCCGGTCAAGCTCAACGCCACCGGCACGTCACGCTGGTACATCGTCGTGATGCTCGGCCTGATGCTCCTCGGGCTGGCCTGGATCGTCGTCAACTACATCGCCGGCGCCGACATTCCGGTGATGCGGGACCTCAACGCCTGGAACTACCTCATCGGTTTCGGCCTGCTCATCGTGGGCCTGCTGATGACCATGGGCTGGAAGTAG